In Candidatus Defluviibacterium haderslevense, the following are encoded in one genomic region:
- a CDS encoding T9SS type A sorting domain-containing protein, translating into MKFRLFTICLLLVSFNSNTFSQINWQHTNGPEGGVILTIYDDGEYAFVADENHFFRTRDGLSWEQLPFGNIWPLATSPTKLAGGQGYGYNYGPGSDIKFIVSYDHGSSWIEGAMPPSTHTSFSSIAVCSHGVYVPDGYSGNIFRTQDDGLTWDSIPAPGLYCYDAWAFEDRLYVEWHSKYWRLSLNGTDWELVSPAFGNGDYPFTMFASDSLLFFATENNLWCTSNSGGTWTKTPIQYHNSSDKFCKIGDRVYKSGGQTGIMYTDDFGHSWHDLPIPNGYYSFDLATAGGQLLCGTYNQGVLRYDAPNQKLIPSNKGLTSAAVYNLDSGNGQLWAACGTGVFAYDLAQEIWVDKAPLPMPGNYFENVAVSPAGKIMASEINENRIYLSVNEGASWDTILPSNPANGTIIHIDKLFWIGENILIKAEWDEDALSTDLGKTWKFGNFPDEIVFFAGRYYGLTWRGELVSSDDFGQSWQPEIGPKVSYPRSLYATDDKLFVLSEDAAYRNQIHSTSNVVNWTYSSEGLPQMDINGPTDNHYSGKIWHKGDRYYLHQPSIGFFTSLDTCKTWLPVERYTYGVMHVADTTFFRGSFGGGVSKTGLPQNYGASSTGHVYKDDNNNGIWEPNEAALPNLQVGIKEPGAWYPYWFVYTASDGRYSIGSTAGSIDTIRLRVPSAYVENINPPQHVISNSGNDRNFGVHFTADITDVSITGYFAGRPRPGFPLGAYIIYNNEGTITAGGAISVKLDPKFKFISSDPPPSAIIGSDSLIWDISSISLWSQESIHINGKVDSTAVIGSLFKMSGHIEPNLSDFMSVNNHFMRSDTVVGSYDPNEKRVEPASGLTSTEIAEGKELVYTVQFQNTGNFQADRVRITDQLDTAFDASTLRLVASSHPISSFRLLPGNLLEVIFEPIALPDSNSNESASHGFVSFGIQRNKAFNASYKIRNTASIYFDFNEPVITNTVITLLAMPIVSSYEPKTMDTKYPSLMISPNPTTKDFVVDTRGRLSGHGDIVLINAQGKICLSLQATDLSNPINLTISGLIDGAYIVRASGKQGILFGKLVISR; encoded by the coding sequence ATGAAATTCAGATTATTTACCATCTGCCTGCTGCTAGTCAGCTTCAATTCAAACACCTTTTCCCAAATCAATTGGCAACACACCAACGGCCCTGAAGGCGGAGTTATCTTGACCATTTACGATGATGGAGAATACGCCTTTGTTGCCGATGAAAATCATTTTTTCAGAACCCGCGATGGGTTAAGCTGGGAACAACTACCCTTTGGAAACATTTGGCCCCTGGCTACTTCGCCCACCAAACTAGCTGGCGGGCAAGGATACGGGTATAATTATGGCCCCGGTTCGGACATCAAGTTTATCGTAAGTTATGATCACGGCAGCAGCTGGATTGAAGGAGCCATGCCCCCCAGCACCCATACCTCTTTTTCCAGCATCGCGGTTTGCTCGCATGGCGTTTACGTGCCCGATGGTTACAGCGGCAACATATTCAGAACGCAGGACGATGGACTCACATGGGACTCAATACCTGCTCCCGGTTTGTATTGTTACGATGCATGGGCCTTTGAAGATAGATTGTATGTCGAATGGCATTCCAAGTACTGGCGGCTGTCTTTGAACGGAACCGATTGGGAATTGGTGTCGCCTGCATTTGGCAATGGCGATTACCCTTTTACTATGTTCGCTTCCGATTCCCTCTTGTTTTTTGCTACCGAAAACAACCTTTGGTGTACCAGTAATTCCGGAGGCACTTGGACCAAAACGCCAATACAGTATCACAACAGCTCGGACAAATTTTGCAAAATCGGAGATCGGGTGTATAAAAGCGGCGGGCAAACAGGCATTATGTACACGGATGATTTTGGACATAGTTGGCATGATTTGCCCATCCCCAATGGTTATTACTCCTTTGACCTGGCGACAGCAGGAGGACAATTGTTGTGCGGCACTTACAATCAGGGAGTGTTGCGGTATGATGCCCCCAACCAAAAGCTTATTCCATCAAATAAAGGGCTTACTTCAGCCGCAGTGTATAACCTGGATTCCGGCAACGGGCAATTATGGGCTGCTTGTGGCACCGGCGTGTTCGCCTACGATCTGGCTCAGGAAATATGGGTTGACAAAGCACCTTTACCGATGCCTGGTAATTATTTTGAAAACGTAGCAGTCAGTCCAGCTGGAAAAATAATGGCCAGCGAAATAAACGAAAACCGTATTTACCTGTCTGTAAATGAAGGCGCTTCCTGGGATACCATTTTACCCTCCAATCCGGCAAATGGGACGATTATCCATATTGATAAATTATTTTGGATAGGAGAAAATATATTGATCAAGGCTGAATGGGATGAGGATGCCTTGTCTACCGACCTTGGCAAAACCTGGAAATTTGGTAATTTTCCCGATGAAATTGTCTTTTTCGCCGGCCGGTATTATGGGCTTACCTGGCGCGGCGAGCTCGTTTCAAGCGACGACTTTGGCCAAAGCTGGCAACCGGAGATTGGCCCTAAAGTTTCTTACCCAAGGTCACTTTATGCCACCGATGATAAACTATTTGTACTGAGTGAAGACGCCGCATATAGAAACCAAATCCACAGCACCTCCAATGTAGTCAACTGGACCTATTCCAGTGAAGGGCTCCCACAGATGGATATTAATGGACCTACTGACAATCACTATAGTGGTAAGATTTGGCACAAAGGCGACAGATACTATCTGCATCAACCCTCCATAGGTTTTTTCACCTCCCTCGATACCTGCAAAACCTGGCTCCCAGTAGAACGATATACCTATGGCGTCATGCATGTTGCAGACACCACCTTTTTTCGCGGCAGTTTTGGCGGCGGAGTTTCCAAAACGGGTTTGCCGCAAAACTATGGCGCAAGCTCTACGGGCCATGTGTACAAAGACGATAACAACAATGGCATATGGGAACCCAATGAAGCCGCATTGCCCAATCTACAGGTGGGCATCAAAGAACCAGGTGCCTGGTATCCATATTGGTTTGTCTACACTGCATCAGATGGCAGGTATTCGATTGGCAGTACGGCCGGCAGCATCGATACAATTCGGTTGCGAGTTCCGTCAGCCTATGTAGAAAACATCAATCCACCGCAACACGTGATAAGCAATTCGGGCAATGACCGCAATTTTGGCGTTCATTTCACAGCAGACATCACCGATGTTTCCATTACCGGCTATTTTGCAGGACGGCCGAGGCCTGGGTTTCCACTTGGCGCTTATATAATCTACAATAATGAAGGAACCATAACTGCCGGCGGCGCAATCTCTGTCAAACTCGACCCGAAATTCAAGTTCATCAGTTCCGACCCGCCTCCTTCCGCTATCATTGGAAGCGATAGCCTGATTTGGGATATCAGCTCCATCTCCCTTTGGAGCCAGGAGTCGATTCATATCAACGGAAAGGTGGATTCGACCGCAGTTATTGGCAGTCTCTTTAAAATGAGCGGGCACATCGAGCCAAATTTGTCCGATTTTATGTCTGTTAATAACCATTTCATGCGCTCGGACACCGTGGTTGGCTCTTATGATCCGAATGAAAAACGAGTTGAACCGGCAAGTGGACTTACCTCAACCGAAATCGCAGAAGGAAAAGAGCTGGTATACACCGTTCAGTTTCAAAACACAGGCAATTTCCAGGCCGACCGTGTCCGTATCACGGATCAGCTGGATACGGCTTTTGATGCCAGTACACTGCGCCTGGTGGCGTCAAGCCACCCGATCTCCTCATTTCGCCTGCTCCCCGGCAATTTACTGGAAGTCATCTTCGAACCAATCGCATTACCGGATAGCAACAGCAACGAATCGGCTAGCCACGGTTTTGTTTCCTTTGGTATCCAACGCAATAAAGCATTCAATGCGAGCTATAAAATCCGAAACACAGCCTCTATTTATTTCGATTTCAACGAGCCGGTGATTACCAATACGGTTATTACACTACTAGCAATGCCCATTGTATCCAGCTATGAGCCTAAAACAATGGATACTAAATATCCTAGTCTTATGATTTCGCCCAATCCAACGACAAAGGATTTTGTTGTAGATACCCGTGGAAGGTTGTCGGGTCATGGAGATATTGTGCTGATCAACGCGCAAGGAAAAATTTGTCTTTCCCTGCAAGCCACCGACTTGTCAAACCCTATAAATTTGACAATCAGCGGCTTAATCGATGGAGCTTACATAGTTCGTGCTTCAGGCAAACAAGGGATTTTATTTGGGAAGCTGGTGATTTCGCGCTAA